A section of the Persephonella sp. genome encodes:
- a CDS encoding SPOR domain-containing protein, with translation MLSDIYGYDKKEKYLIIFNLLKDGNVFGIAYGKKGIGKKFIIKKAVNEISKEKDKKVFLEAGSEWHRVVLKELKIDAPEPISKEEFFMYFVDFVEKFSGRIFIVINNIQKLSEKQIKELYHLLGLKEKVSVISIGDESLKNRLNPFKIGRMETFINFIFEIKPPEFPEFERYFQNKYGNKIDKKAVKKLYSLSEGSIQQAEELILQIGKFPIKGSDIKTPYNKKSSVKLFILTGSVFLIGISLLLFFKNSVKQTIEPEKIIKMDKKLPVEGSVAHDLPVKTKKKKKQDILSIVGEIKEEIGNLRLEELPQVKFYKKPVKYIIQVASFKNMDNALKLKEKISQDLPGVEILERKNGIKSVVIYASDKKEAGKIINKLKIHGLKPLLKKVK, from the coding sequence ATGCTTTCTGACATATACGGTTATGACAAAAAAGAGAAATATCTGATTATATTTAACCTTTTGAAAGACGGTAATGTTTTTGGTATAGCATACGGGAAAAAAGGAATAGGAAAAAAGTTTATAATCAAAAAAGCGGTTAATGAGATCTCAAAAGAAAAAGATAAAAAAGTTTTTCTGGAAGCGGGTTCTGAATGGCACAGGGTAGTTTTGAAAGAACTTAAGATAGATGCTCCTGAGCCGATATCAAAAGAAGAGTTTTTTATGTATTTTGTAGATTTTGTTGAAAAGTTTTCTGGGAGAATTTTTATAGTTATAAATAATATTCAAAAACTGTCTGAAAAACAGATTAAAGAGCTATACCACCTTCTTGGTTTGAAAGAAAAGGTTTCTGTTATTTCTATCGGGGATGAAAGCCTGAAAAATAGGCTAAATCCATTTAAAATTGGAAGAATGGAAACCTTTATAAATTTTATTTTTGAGATTAAACCCCCTGAGTTTCCAGAATTTGAGAGATACTTTCAGAATAAATACGGCAATAAAATAGACAAAAAGGCTGTAAAAAAACTTTATTCACTGTCTGAAGGTTCAATACAACAGGCTGAAGAACTTATACTTCAGATAGGAAAATTTCCGATAAAAGGTTCGGACATAAAAACACCCTATAACAAAAAAAGTTCTGTAAAGCTCTTTATTTTGACCGGATCTGTTTTTTTGATCGGGATTAGTCTGCTTTTATTTTTTAAAAATTCCGTGAAACAAACTATAGAGCCTGAGAAGATAATAAAAATGGATAAAAAACTGCCTGTGGAAGGTTCTGTTGCCCATGATCTACCTGTAAAAACAAAAAAGAAAAAGAAACAGGACATCTTATCTATTGTTGGGGAGATAAAAGAGGAGATAGGAAATTTAAGATTAGAGGAACTGCCTCAGGTGAAGTTTTATAAAAAACCTGTAAAATATATCATTCAAGTTGCCTCATTTAAAAATATGGATAACGCTTTAAAGCTGAAAGAAAAAATCTCACAAGATCTTCCAGGAGTGGAAATACTGGAGAGAAAAAACGGCATTAAATCTGTCGTTATTTATGCATCTGATAAGAAAGAAGCTGGTAAAATTATCAATAAGCTAAAAATACATGGATTAAAACCGCTTTTGAAGAAGGTTAAGTAA
- a CDS encoding AAA family ATPase encodes MESYIQFFALKDNPFRITPDVDFFFMSSVHQEALGSLEFLLESEEGFAVIIGEPGTGKTITIRKFISQLPDNVEYAYILFPNLSPEEMFRAILEDFGIDIDDTATKNKLFSALREFLIKKKKEGKKIFIIIDEAQNLPVDTLEELRILSNLETDKEKLIQIILLGQPELENKLNSDALRQLKQRITVMSRLNNLTENELIDYINYRLAKAGNSTIRITNSAYKEIFKYTHGNLRQINQIMERALMAAFVKNKHGIDKEDIIEATISLGMSKKGDRKSVYFVLVLTAVLTVSILSAYYFLKKPSEPVKKIEKKSALEKVYVIPNRLNVRLNPDKNSEIVYVLKKGDSLEVLKKEGNWYKIRYKNITGWVNKNFTGPQNE; translated from the coding sequence ATGGAAAGCTACATACAGTTCTTTGCCCTTAAGGATAATCCTTTCCGGATAACACCTGATGTTGATTTCTTTTTTATGTCCTCAGTTCATCAGGAAGCTCTTGGATCACTTGAATTCCTGTTGGAAAGTGAGGAAGGTTTTGCTGTAATAATAGGTGAACCGGGAACAGGCAAGACGATCACCATAAGGAAGTTTATAAGCCAGCTACCTGATAATGTAGAGTATGCTTATATACTTTTTCCAAATCTGTCCCCTGAAGAAATGTTCAGGGCTATCCTTGAGGATTTTGGGATTGATATAGATGATACAGCAACAAAAAACAAACTTTTTTCAGCATTAAGAGAGTTTCTCATAAAGAAAAAAAAGGAAGGAAAAAAGATCTTTATAATAATTGATGAGGCACAGAACCTTCCTGTTGATACCCTTGAAGAGCTGAGGATACTATCAAACCTTGAAACAGACAAAGAAAAGCTAATACAAATAATACTTCTTGGTCAGCCTGAGCTTGAAAATAAGCTGAACTCAGATGCTTTAAGGCAGTTAAAACAGAGAATTACCGTTATGTCAAGACTTAATAACCTCACAGAAAATGAACTGATTGATTACATCAATTACAGACTTGCAAAGGCTGGAAACTCAACTATTAGAATAACAAACTCAGCTTATAAAGAGATCTTCAAATACACACATGGAAATCTCCGACAGATAAATCAAATAATGGAAAGGGCTTTAATGGCTGCCTTTGTGAAAAACAAACATGGAATAGATAAAGAAGATATTATTGAGGCTACTATTAGTCTTGGAATGAGTAAAAAAGGGGATAGAAAATCTGTTTATTTTGTTCTGGTGCTCACTGCTGTTTTAACTGTTTCAATTTTATCAGCATACTATTTCCTTAAAAAACCCAGCGAACCGGTAAAAAAAATTGAGAAAAAATCAGCTCTTGAAAAGGTTTACGTAATCCCAAACAGGCTTAATGTTAGATTAAATCCTGATAAAAATTCTGAGATAGTATATGTTCTTAAAAAAGGAGACAGCCTTGAGGTTTTAAAAAAAGAGGGAAACTGGTATAAAATAAGATATAAAAATATAACCGGGTGGGTAAATAAGAATTTTACGGGGCCTCAAAATGAATAA
- a CDS encoding MBL fold metallo-hydrolase: protein MLKDSITFLGTGGGRVVVFRQIRHSGGMWLNLDGVNILIDPGPGSLIRIFERGFDTKDIDIIVVSHRHLDHCADLNSVIESASESTKKPKDLLIAPEDVVEGEDPILLKYLKKAIKDYIPVEENKEISYKDIKILSRMKHIHEGAQTYGLEFHSKDKKIVYVPCGRFYEGMLQGYSEGADLMIFNTTFPRKVEGYYHLSIDDVELMIEKYRPKLSVITHFSIPMLKADPEKLAAKISRKTGIKVISAFDGMRLQF, encoded by the coding sequence TTGCTGAAGGACAGTATAACATTTCTTGGGACAGGAGGCGGAAGGGTTGTTGTTTTCAGACAGATAAGACACTCCGGCGGTATGTGGCTCAACCTTGACGGAGTAAACATCCTTATTGATCCTGGTCCTGGAAGCCTTATAAGAATTTTTGAAAGGGGATTTGATACAAAAGATATAGATATAATCGTTGTTTCCCACAGACATCTTGATCACTGTGCAGACCTCAACTCTGTTATAGAGTCTGCTTCAGAAAGCACAAAAAAACCAAAGGATCTCCTTATAGCCCCTGAAGATGTTGTTGAAGGTGAAGACCCTATTTTACTGAAATATCTAAAAAAAGCTATTAAAGATTACATTCCTGTGGAAGAAAATAAAGAGATATCTTATAAAGATATAAAGATATTAAGCAGAATGAAGCACATACATGAAGGTGCACAGACTTATGGTTTAGAGTTTCACTCAAAAGATAAAAAGATTGTTTATGTTCCTTGCGGAAGGTTTTATGAAGGTATGCTTCAAGGCTATTCAGAAGGTGCAGACCTGATGATATTTAATACTACCTTTCCCAGAAAAGTTGAAGGCTACTATCATCTTTCAATAGATGATGTTGAGCTTATGATTGAAAAATACAGACCAAAGCTGTCTGTGATAACCCATTTTAGTATTCCTATGCTGAAAGCTGATCCTGAAAAACTTGCTGCAAAAATCTCAAGAAAAACGGGAATTAAGGTTATATCTGCTTTTGATGGAATGAGGCTTCAATTTTAG
- the thiO gene encoding glycine oxidase ThiO, which yields MKGIIIGGGIIGLSIARELNKLGHDVTVIELYRVGRAASWSAGGMLAPQSEGLEPGVFFDFCLESRDMFETFVKTLERETDIDVGYWKCGILCPAFSEEEEKKLKERIKIHNDMGLTGKWIDRNSLEGRYSSIGKDIRGAALFPDDAQVDNRLLITALEKYARSRGIELLEFTEASEVIIENGNYSAVRTKKGILESDYCIITAGAWSEHFIKCHVFPIKGEMAAIDITKKDIDRIIFGSKAYLIPRKDYRRLVIGATEEMVGFLEGNSVKGLLQLFKGLEATLPYLVEKTLQETWFGFRPATPDLLPVIGKTDIKNLYIATGHYRNGILLAPITAKLISDLIDRNYENPHLKEFSINRFS from the coding sequence ATGAAAGGAATAATAATAGGTGGCGGTATCATAGGATTATCTATAGCAAGAGAGCTGAACAAGTTAGGACATGATGTCACAGTAATAGAACTTTACAGGGTTGGCAGGGCTGCTTCATGGTCTGCAGGGGGAATGCTTGCTCCCCAATCAGAAGGTCTTGAACCTGGAGTGTTTTTTGATTTTTGTCTTGAAAGCAGGGATATGTTCGAGACTTTTGTAAAAACTCTGGAAAGGGAAACAGATATAGATGTTGGATACTGGAAATGCGGAATTCTGTGTCCTGCTTTTTCTGAAGAAGAAGAAAAAAAACTAAAAGAAAGAATTAAGATACATAATGATATGGGGCTCACAGGAAAATGGATAGACCGGAACAGCCTTGAAGGTAGGTATAGTTCAATCGGCAAGGACATAAGAGGAGCAGCACTTTTTCCGGACGATGCTCAGGTTGACAACAGGCTTTTGATAACAGCACTTGAAAAATATGCAAGATCAAGGGGAATAGAGCTTTTAGAGTTTACAGAGGCTTCAGAAGTTATAATAGAAAACGGTAATTACTCGGCTGTAAGGACAAAAAAGGGGATTTTAGAAAGTGACTACTGTATTATAACTGCCGGTGCCTGGTCTGAACATTTTATAAAATGTCACGTTTTCCCGATAAAGGGAGAAATGGCAGCGATTGATATAACAAAAAAAGACATAGACAGGATAATATTTGGCTCTAAAGCCTATCTAATCCCCAGAAAAGATTATAGAAGGCTGGTTATAGGAGCTACAGAGGAAATGGTTGGCTTTTTAGAAGGCAACTCTGTTAAGGGGCTACTCCAACTATTTAAAGGGCTTGAAGCGACACTGCCGTATCTTGTAGAAAAAACACTTCAGGAAACATGGTTCGGATTTAGACCTGCAACTCCTGACCTTCTTCCTGTTATTGGAAAAACCGACATAAAAAATCTTTATATCGCAACAGGTCATTACAGAAACGGTATTCTTCTTGCACCTATAACAGCAAAACTAATCTCTGATCTTATTGATAGAAATTATGAGAACCCCCACCTTAAGGAATTTTCAATAAACAGGTTCAGCTAA
- a CDS encoding SDR family NAD(P)-dependent oxidoreductase codes for MLKGKNVLITGAGKRIGKFLALALAKDGANIILHYRSSEKEAEEVLNTVLEKGVNAVKIKADLEKTVEVKRLIEESIKNFGRVDILINNASIYYPTPLSEVTESDIDRFYNIHVKAPFILSKELGQIMYKNKWGRIINIADYSALRPYKNFTPYSISKGAMLTMTRAFAKEFAPYVLVNAVLPGPIIPAEGIEDLETPLEKTILKKWGGEIEVYKAVKYLIQTDFTTGAFLPVEGGRLIC; via the coding sequence GTGTTAAAAGGAAAGAATGTTCTGATAACAGGTGCTGGGAAAAGAATTGGAAAGTTTTTGGCTTTAGCTCTTGCAAAAGATGGAGCTAATATAATTCTCCACTACAGAAGTTCTGAAAAAGAAGCAGAGGAAGTTCTCAACACTGTTTTAGAAAAAGGGGTTAATGCCGTAAAAATAAAAGCTGATCTTGAAAAAACAGTTGAGGTCAAAAGGCTCATTGAAGAAAGCATAAAAAATTTCGGAAGGGTTGATATACTGATTAACAATGCTTCTATCTACTACCCAACTCCGTTATCTGAAGTGACTGAAAGCGACATTGACAGATTTTATAATATACATGTAAAAGCTCCTTTTATTTTGTCTAAAGAGCTTGGGCAGATTATGTATAAAAACAAATGGGGGAGGATAATTAATATTGCAGATTACAGTGCACTTAGACCTTACAAAAACTTCACCCCATACTCAATATCTAAAGGAGCTATGCTAACTATGACGAGAGCCTTTGCAAAGGAATTTGCTCCTTATGTCCTTGTTAATGCTGTTCTTCCCGGTCCAATAATTCCTGCCGAAGGTATTGAGGACCTAGAAACCCCACTTGAAAAAACCATCTTAAAAAAATGGGGAGGAGAAATTGAGGTTTATAAAGCTGTAAAATATTTGATACAGACTGATTTTACAACAGGTGCATTTCTACCTGTGGAAGGAGGAAGGCTAATTTGCTGA